Proteins from a single region of Petrotoga mexicana DSM 14811:
- a CDS encoding UDP-N-acetylmuramoyl-L-alanyl-D-glutamate--2,6-diaminopimelate ligase, whose translation MKIPSNELIKLLNGNIKKKVINNEIFNIADIKDNSENVEKDDVFIAFKGSRFDGHDFILSAFDKGASLIIAQNEEKIPTTDSLQYIIVDDIKKAAADLSHKLFDISPDDFKILGVTGTNGKSTTVSLVHHILQKSDKDSTLISTVEIKIKDEVIKEPYNTTPSILELSKILKNSKENNIEFINMEVSSHAIHQRRIEGFKFDIISFTNITRDHLDYHKDFEEYKNIKLSLMNYLKDEGKIIINLDRLNKEDFVKSGKEVITYGFKKNADFVIDNYEQTLQQMKFTITTKENKSFEIRSHLIGKFNVYNITNAFVIATLFGLDPEKIIYPIFTFKGVPGRFQIVPNSQSLGFVAVIDFAHTPDALNEVLKTASSITEGRIITVFGAGGNADQGKRKLMGQVVSENSDVIVLTNDDPKDEDPNQIIEDVSKGIDKDKHFIIIPDRETAIDTALRFANKGDMVIIAGRGHEKYQLFAHGKKVEFNDYEVTKKLIDKIKRSSGR comes from the coding sequence ATGAAAATCCCTTCAAACGAATTAATAAAACTTTTAAACGGTAATATAAAAAAGAAAGTAATCAACAATGAAATATTCAATATAGCAGATATTAAAGACAACAGTGAAAACGTTGAAAAAGACGATGTTTTTATCGCTTTTAAAGGTTCACGTTTCGATGGCCATGATTTTATCCTTTCAGCATTTGATAAAGGTGCTTCATTAATAATTGCTCAAAACGAAGAAAAGATCCCAACAACTGATTCTCTACAATACATAATCGTAGATGATATTAAGAAGGCTGCTGCCGATTTATCTCACAAATTATTTGACATCTCCCCAGATGATTTTAAAATACTGGGAGTAACAGGCACTAATGGCAAATCTACAACGGTATCTTTAGTTCATCACATCTTACAAAAATCAGATAAGGATTCGACACTAATAAGTACCGTAGAAATTAAAATAAAAGACGAGGTAATTAAGGAACCATACAACACCACTCCCAGTATCTTAGAGTTGTCCAAAATATTAAAAAACAGCAAAGAAAATAATATTGAATTTATAAACATGGAAGTATCCTCTCATGCTATCCATCAAAGAAGAATTGAAGGCTTTAAATTCGATATCATATCTTTCACAAACATCACAAGGGATCATCTGGACTATCATAAAGATTTTGAAGAGTACAAAAATATCAAATTGTCCCTGATGAACTATTTAAAAGATGAAGGAAAAATAATAATTAATCTCGACAGGTTGAACAAAGAAGACTTCGTTAAAAGCGGAAAAGAAGTTATCACCTATGGATTTAAAAAAAACGCAGACTTTGTTATAGATAATTACGAACAAACGCTTCAACAAATGAAATTCACGATAACAACAAAGGAAAATAAGAGTTTTGAAATACGATCCCACTTGATTGGGAAGTTCAACGTTTACAATATAACAAATGCCTTTGTAATAGCAACCCTATTCGGGCTGGATCCTGAAAAAATCATCTATCCCATTTTCACATTTAAAGGTGTCCCTGGAAGGTTCCAAATTGTTCCAAACAGTCAATCGTTGGGATTTGTTGCGGTTATCGATTTTGCACACACCCCTGATGCACTTAACGAAGTATTAAAAACCGCTTCGTCAATAACTGAAGGTAGGATAATCACAGTATTTGGGGCCGGTGGAAACGCAGACCAAGGAAAGCGAAAGTTGATGGGACAAGTTGTAAGTGAGAATTCAGACGTCATAGTTCTCACCAACGATGATCCAAAGGACGAAGATCCCAACCAAATAATAGAAGATGTATCAAAAGGTATAGACAAAGATAAACATTTCATTATCATACCTGATAGAGAAACCGCCATAGACACAGCCTTAAGATTTGCCAACAAAGGCGACATGGTAATCATAGCGGGAAGAGGTCATGAAAAATACCAACTCTTCGCCCACGGAAAAAAGGTTGAGTTCAACGATTACGAAGTGACCAAAAAACTAATTGACAAAATAAAAAGGAGTTCGGGAAGGTAG
- a CDS encoding HTH domain-containing protein: MAKVLHDRQKEILKTIVELYIKNEKPVSSDEVLENSNIKASSATIRNDMQKLQKLGYIYQQHSSGGRIPTNPALKIYFQMIKDAYNQEDTHIEIPKRYKFYDLNLMFQSLSELIANTLEGLVIFEYPNPKYVYITRVTVTPLMDTNNVITILTNLGLAVSRTVEIYGLPPSKELENILNNGLVGKSFHSLFMFLSAPKFETEDLRVTNFIEILGHLTSEFNRKKYIISGLEKIISQSIPDLEAIETLASMVENDTIKEGIFKLLDFTDDIEILFGEDLNSKALKKMVFFYTTYKLNADPLGRVLFITQKYCNYEKNYYFLREYISRLSEIISKNL; encoded by the coding sequence ATGGCTAAGGTGCTACACGATAGACAAAAGGAAATTCTAAAAACTATTGTTGAATTATACATAAAAAACGAAAAACCAGTTAGCTCTGATGAAGTTTTGGAAAATTCAAATATAAAAGCTAGTAGTGCCACTATTAGAAACGATATGCAAAAACTCCAAAAATTAGGATACATTTATCAACAACACTCAAGTGGTGGAAGAATTCCTACAAATCCCGCTTTAAAGATCTATTTTCAAATGATAAAAGACGCCTACAACCAAGAGGATACACATATCGAAATTCCAAAAAGGTACAAGTTTTACGATTTGAATCTTATGTTTCAAAGTTTGAGTGAACTAATAGCCAATACCTTGGAAGGTTTGGTGATTTTTGAATATCCTAATCCAAAATATGTATATATAACTCGGGTAACGGTTACCCCTTTGATGGATACGAATAACGTCATTACTATTTTAACAAATTTAGGTTTAGCTGTATCCAGGACGGTTGAAATATATGGTCTGCCACCTTCAAAGGAATTAGAAAATATTTTGAATAATGGTCTTGTTGGCAAATCTTTTCATTCACTTTTCATGTTTCTTTCAGCTCCAAAATTCGAAACAGAAGATCTAAGGGTGACTAATTTCATAGAGATTTTGGGGCATTTAACATCTGAGTTCAACAGAAAAAAATATATTATAAGCGGTCTTGAAAAAATCATTTCTCAATCTATTCCAGACTTGGAAGCTATCGAAACATTGGCTTCAATGGTTGAAAATGATACAATCAAAGAAGGGATATTTAAACTTTTAGATTTCACCGATGATATAGAAATATTATTTGGTGAAGATTTAAACTCTAAAGCGCTAAAAAAAATGGTATTTTTTTACACTACTTATAAATTAAATGCTGATCCTCTTGGTAGAGTGTTGTTTATAACTCAAAAATACTGTAATTATGAAAAAAATTACTATTTTTTGAGAGAGTATATTTCTAGACTCTCAGAGATTATATCAAAAAATTTGTGA
- a CDS encoding nucleotide exchange factor GrpE — translation MEKRDKAEEREERAQQEEREEMKETKEKESNQEDIESLKKKVEELEKENKELKNELKKVEKERDEFKEYSIYLKTKFEDYKNLVEKEKKQIKLSTTKKIIEKLLVPFEKLKLSLNYKDEPEFVSAVEMVYKDMLKVFDSLKMKFIVPQKGDQFDPFEHDVIDKFETKEVNEYCIYDVQSIGYKLEGEVIKPARVIVAVKPKENTPNGVKGKVEDKKNPCDENAGSEEQTAEGIDSKEGDK, via the coding sequence ATGGAAAAAAGAGACAAAGCTGAAGAAAGAGAAGAAAGAGCACAGCAAGAAGAAAGAGAAGAAATGAAAGAAACAAAAGAGAAAGAATCAAATCAAGAAGATATCGAATCGTTGAAAAAGAAAGTAGAGGAATTGGAAAAAGAAAATAAAGAGCTGAAAAACGAGTTAAAAAAGGTAGAAAAAGAAAGAGATGAATTTAAAGAGTATTCTATATATCTTAAAACTAAATTTGAAGATTACAAAAATTTAGTTGAGAAAGAAAAAAAGCAAATAAAATTGAGTACAACAAAGAAGATAATAGAAAAATTACTTGTTCCTTTTGAAAAGTTGAAGCTTTCTTTGAATTACAAAGATGAACCTGAATTTGTTTCGGCAGTTGAGATGGTTTACAAAGACATGTTGAAGGTCTTTGACTCCTTGAAAATGAAATTTATCGTTCCTCAAAAAGGTGATCAATTCGATCCATTCGAACACGATGTTATTGACAAGTTTGAAACGAAAGAAGTGAACGAATACTGCATATACGATGTCCAATCAATTGGTTACAAATTGGAAGGCGAAGTAATAAAACCAGCAAGGGTTATAGTTGCTGTTAAACCGAAGGAGAACACCCCGAACGGGGTCAAGGGAAAAGTTGAAGACAAGAAAAACCCTTGTGACGAAAATGCCGGTTCCGAGGAACAAACTGCGGAAGGAATCGACTCAAAAGAAGGTGATAAATAA
- the dnaJ gene encoding molecular chaperone DnaJ — MMAERKDYYKILGVDRNASQEEIKKAYRQKVKEWHPDRHRENKEEAERKFKEIQEAYEVLSDPQKRKVYDRFGFVPEEGTAYTGQSSAGGGIGDIFGDIFGEDFGGGPFSDFFDMFFGTQGSGGRSSSRQRNVAKERGEDINVVISLKLEEIMYDVKKIVEYNRYEVCQHCHGTGAENGTSFETCPRCNGKGVIREEQRSFFGSFVRTYTCPTCNGEGRIINHRCSYCAGSGKVLKKEKIEITIPAGVPNSYTMRIRGKGNAGKNGGPNGDLIVQVRVLPHEKFVRKGADLETEITINYLKAVLGGTVKIPTLEGDIEEELPEGTNPGTILRFRNMGLPEFGGGKRGDLYVKINVKINKPSRKERKILSQLLEETNVE; from the coding sequence ATTATGGCTGAAAGAAAAGATTATTACAAAATCTTAGGAGTAGATAGAAATGCATCACAAGAAGAGATAAAAAAGGCGTATAGACAAAAAGTTAAAGAGTGGCATCCTGATAGACACCGTGAAAATAAAGAAGAGGCAGAGCGCAAATTTAAAGAGATTCAGGAGGCTTATGAAGTTTTAAGTGATCCACAAAAAAGGAAAGTGTACGATAGATTCGGGTTTGTACCAGAAGAAGGAACCGCCTATACAGGGCAAAGTAGTGCAGGCGGTGGCATAGGTGATATTTTTGGAGATATATTTGGAGAAGATTTTGGTGGAGGCCCATTCTCTGACTTTTTCGATATGTTCTTTGGTACACAAGGAAGCGGAGGTAGGTCTTCTTCTAGACAAAGAAACGTTGCCAAAGAACGTGGAGAAGATATTAATGTAGTAATCAGTTTAAAATTAGAAGAAATTATGTACGACGTTAAGAAAATTGTTGAGTACAACAGGTACGAAGTATGTCAGCACTGTCATGGTACCGGAGCAGAAAACGGCACCAGTTTTGAAACTTGTCCAAGATGTAATGGTAAAGGGGTTATAAGAGAGGAGCAAAGGAGTTTTTTTGGTAGTTTTGTTAGAACATATACATGTCCAACTTGTAATGGAGAAGGTAGAATAATCAACCATAGATGTTCTTATTGCGCTGGTAGCGGAAAAGTTTTGAAAAAAGAAAAGATTGAAATTACGATTCCTGCAGGAGTTCCAAATAGCTATACTATGAGGATAAGAGGGAAAGGTAATGCAGGTAAGAATGGAGGTCCAAACGGTGATTTAATTGTTCAAGTAAGAGTTCTTCCCCATGAAAAATTTGTCAGAAAAGGGGCAGATTTAGAAACAGAGATCACGATAAATTATTTGAAAGCAGTTTTGGGAGGAACGGTCAAAATTCCCACGTTGGAGGGAGACATCGAAGAAGAATTACCAGAAGGAACCAACCCTGGAACCATTTTAAGGTTTAGAAATATGGGACTTCCAGAATTTGGTGGTGGCAAAAGAGGAGATTTATATGTCAAAATAAACGTGAAAATCAACAAGCCATCGAGAAAAGAAAGGAAGATCCTTAGTCAACTTTTGGAAGAAACAAACGTAGAGTAA
- a CDS encoding YitT family protein, with translation MKFNISDQKIVIKDYIIITLGTLITALGLVLFMIPYNIIAGGVSGLAIILNNFFGWWVGIQMFAYNLILFFLGFWLLGIGFGIKSIYSAALLSFSTDFFQHGLGLDQLIPSLMRETGNAGLEMTLLAAFYGALIAGFGMGLVIWKGATTGGTDIIAMIFNKYLSLSVGTGLMIADTVITASSILINPLLPMYGIIAIFVTARTIDGVIEGFESTRTILVISDHYDKIKEDIYSKLDRGVTFLKGVGSYTNQEKNIIMVTISRSEIGLLKKIVKERDSNAFMVILPNSEAIGYGFKKIS, from the coding sequence ATGAAATTTAATATCTCTGATCAAAAAATAGTTATCAAGGATTATATCATTATTACGCTGGGTACTTTAATTACCGCTCTGGGGTTAGTTCTTTTCATGATTCCCTACAATATTATTGCTGGTGGTGTTAGCGGGCTGGCTATAATATTAAACAATTTTTTTGGTTGGTGGGTAGGGATACAAATGTTTGCTTATAATTTGATTTTGTTCTTTTTGGGATTTTGGTTGCTTGGAATAGGATTTGGAATAAAGAGTATATACTCGGCTGCTTTACTATCCTTTTCAACTGATTTTTTTCAGCATGGTTTAGGCTTAGATCAACTTATTCCTTCATTGATGAGAGAAACAGGAAATGCAGGTCTAGAAATGACCTTATTAGCTGCATTTTACGGGGCTTTGATAGCTGGATTTGGCATGGGGCTAGTTATATGGAAAGGTGCAACTACCGGTGGAACAGATATAATCGCAATGATTTTCAACAAATATCTCTCTTTGAGTGTAGGTACGGGTCTTATGATTGCTGATACCGTTATAACCGCGTCTTCCATATTAATTAATCCCTTATTACCAATGTATGGAATAATAGCGATTTTTGTAACTGCAAGGACAATAGATGGGGTGATAGAAGGATTTGAATCGACAAGAACAATTTTGGTTATAAGCGATCATTATGATAAAATTAAAGAGGATATATATAGCAAATTAGATAGAGGAGTTACCTTTTTAAAAGGAGTAGGTAGTTACACTAATCAAGAAAAAAATATTATAATGGTGACTATTTCAAGATCAGAGATAGGCTTACTTAAGAAGATTGTAAAAGAAAGGGATAGTAACGCGTTTATGGTTATTTTACCAAATAGTGAAGCCATAGGATATGGTTTCAAAAAAATATCGTAA
- a CDS encoding hemolysin family protein, with product MDDPGGLWGSLVLLIVLLFLSGFFSGSETALTTIGKYRIKELIDEEKDEKKRKKYQHFVENPNHYLTTILVMNNLVNILATSTATVFAVRLMPSSHSGAVGLVTAIMTILILIFGEITPKVYARENREKYFNFAFFTINFLNQLLTPVVWLLVNLSNVFIRLFGGEIITNAPPLITEDEIISYLDIGHEEGVIEKSEKYLMQRSLEMKETSVKEIMTPRVDILAIEDTKTMEELIKIINEEGYSRIPVFKETLDNVIGIVYAKDIFKKLDEVKDFTKLQKLKVAEIMHKPFFVPITMKIRDVFRMFLNNHTHMAIVVDEYGGTAGLVTLEDIIEEMTGEIFDEYDDYSDETNIIRVSENVILVDGTTPINDVERELDIEFPETEFETIGGFLLERFKRFPKPGEIYYLENYEFEVISVTINKIDKVKITVHPKMQTENQEGNDKEKDER from the coding sequence GTGGATGACCCCGGTGGTTTGTGGGGCTCATTAGTTTTACTAATTGTTCTTTTATTTCTTTCAGGATTTTTTTCTGGATCTGAAACTGCTTTAACTACAATAGGGAAATACAGAATAAAAGAACTGATTGATGAAGAAAAAGATGAGAAAAAAAGAAAAAAGTATCAACATTTTGTTGAAAATCCAAATCATTATTTAACCACTATACTTGTAATGAACAATCTTGTAAACATCTTAGCTACATCTACGGCAACAGTTTTTGCAGTAAGATTAATGCCGTCTTCCCATAGTGGCGCAGTTGGTTTAGTAACGGCTATCATGACCATATTAATATTGATTTTTGGAGAAATAACACCTAAGGTATATGCTAGAGAAAATAGAGAAAAATATTTTAACTTTGCCTTTTTCACAATCAATTTTTTAAATCAACTTTTAACACCCGTTGTGTGGTTACTTGTAAATCTTTCAAACGTGTTTATCAGACTTTTTGGTGGTGAGATCATTACCAATGCTCCACCACTTATCACAGAGGACGAAATAATTTCTTACTTAGACATAGGACATGAAGAAGGGGTAATTGAGAAAAGTGAAAAGTATCTGATGCAAAGAAGTCTAGAAATGAAGGAGACTTCTGTCAAAGAAATTATGACTCCAAGAGTAGATATATTAGCCATTGAGGATACAAAGACTATGGAGGAATTGATCAAGATAATAAATGAAGAAGGATACTCGAGGATTCCTGTTTTCAAGGAAACGTTAGACAATGTTATTGGCATCGTTTACGCAAAAGATATTTTCAAAAAACTAGACGAAGTAAAAGATTTTACCAAACTGCAAAAACTAAAAGTTGCGGAAATTATGCATAAACCATTCTTTGTACCCATAACGATGAAAATAAGAGATGTTTTTAGAATGTTTTTAAATAATCATACACATATGGCCATAGTTGTTGATGAATATGGAGGAACAGCAGGATTAGTTACTTTAGAAGATATAATAGAAGAGATGACCGGAGAAATTTTTGATGAGTACGATGACTACAGTGATGAAACTAATATAATAAGAGTATCAGAAAATGTTATACTAGTGGATGGTACAACACCAATTAACGATGTAGAAAGAGAGTTGGACATAGAATTTCCAGAAACTGAGTTTGAAACCATTGGTGGATTTTTACTTGAAAGGTTCAAAAGATTTCCTAAACCTGGTGAGATATATTATCTAGAAAATTATGAATTCGAAGTAATTTCCGTAACCATTAACAAGATCGATAAAGTCAAAATAACTGTACATCCAAAAATGCAAACAGAAAACCAAGAAGGGAATGATAAAGAGAAAGATGAACGATAA
- the cdd gene encoding cytidine deaminase, producing the protein MIKRKMNDKNIVEKLYEEAMKTRENAYAPYSNFKVGACLLSNDGEIFSGCNVENASYGLSICAERNAIFSAVAKGKREFKAMLIVAQGEAPVKPCGACRQVMAEFGDFDVYLANTKGKIEKTKVSELLPNAFGPKDL; encoded by the coding sequence ATGATAAAGAGAAAGATGAACGATAAAAATATTGTTGAAAAATTGTATGAAGAAGCTATGAAAACAAGAGAAAATGCATATGCACCTTATTCTAATTTTAAGGTAGGAGCATGTTTATTATCAAATGATGGAGAAATCTTTTCAGGTTGTAATGTGGAAAATGCTTCGTATGGGTTATCTATTTGTGCTGAAAGAAATGCAATATTTTCTGCTGTTGCCAAGGGCAAACGTGAGTTCAAAGCTATGTTAATCGTTGCACAAGGTGAGGCACCTGTAAAACCATGTGGGGCATGTAGACAAGTAATGGCTGAGTTCGGGGATTTCGACGTTTATCTAGCAAATACAAAAGGGAAAATAGAAAAGACGAAAGTAAGTGAGTTACTACCAAATGCCTTTGGCCCAAAGGATCTGTGA
- a CDS encoding NUDIX domain-containing protein → MDLIEKELSKEVIFRGKILNLEKYNVELPNKNTSTREVVNHPGAVAILPVDNEGNIYLVKQYRFPIRKVLIEIPAGKFDSPNENPLECGKRELAEEIGKQANKWVELGYIYTTPGFSTEKIYLYLAKELNEVGINPDDDEFVEVLKVTTNEMKEMIKKGEITDSKSICAFYKYLLL, encoded by the coding sequence ATGGATTTAATAGAAAAAGAATTATCAAAAGAAGTTATCTTTAGAGGAAAAATCTTGAATCTAGAAAAATACAACGTTGAATTACCAAACAAAAACACATCAACCAGGGAAGTTGTTAACCATCCTGGAGCAGTAGCAATATTGCCAGTAGATAATGAAGGAAACATCTACCTCGTTAAACAATACAGATTCCCAATAAGAAAAGTATTAATAGAAATACCTGCAGGAAAGTTCGACTCACCTAATGAGAACCCTTTAGAATGTGGCAAAAGGGAATTAGCAGAAGAAATAGGAAAGCAAGCAAACAAATGGGTTGAGTTAGGATACATATACACAACCCCAGGTTTTTCAACGGAAAAAATATATTTATATCTGGCCAAAGAATTAAATGAAGTTGGAATCAATCCAGATGATGACGAGTTTGTTGAAGTTTTAAAGGTAACAACAAATGAAATGAAAGAGATGATAAAAAAAGGTGAAATTACCGATTCAAAAAGTATTTGTGCTTTCTACAAATATTTACTTCTTTAA
- the gltX gene encoding glutamate--tRNA ligase codes for MISNTVRTRFAPSPTGYLHVGGARTALFNYLFSKKNEGKFILRIEDTDIERSTKESEDQLINTLKWLDLNWDEGPLIGGDYGPYRQSERLEIYQQRAKELIEKGKAYEAYISPEEIEEVKNQLISEGKPPHYTYDLISKYNTKERIKEYNYKGLNPVVFLKMPQKDYELDDKIKGKVIFKKGAIGDFIILRSNGIPTYNFAVVVDDIEMKITHVIRGDDHLPNTLRQLAIYEAFEVEPPIFAHVSMILGPDGKKLSKRHGATSVEEFMVQGYLPEAVDNYLALLGWSHPEGKEILPLPEIIDNFTLDRVNSSPAIFDEKKLKWMNGQYLRNKSLEEIYQLTEPFVIGSKLLSKEQYEVNKKWVIKALETILSSVEILSEIPEKMEVFLKDVFPDTNDPEFKEYFNKRGVKEAINLVYKYFNEDDKWDVQTITENLKNAMKEANPQKKPFYMSLRKILTDSFHGPDLINTIFLLGRNTVLERLQRVIEI; via the coding sequence ATGATCTCAAATACTGTAAGAACAAGATTTGCACCAAGTCCAACAGGGTATCTTCACGTTGGTGGAGCTAGAACAGCACTTTTTAACTATCTCTTTTCCAAAAAAAATGAAGGAAAATTTATCTTAAGAATCGAAGACACAGACATAGAACGTTCGACAAAAGAATCCGAAGATCAACTTATAAATACTCTAAAATGGTTGGATTTGAATTGGGATGAAGGGCCTCTAATCGGTGGAGATTATGGACCATATAGACAGAGTGAAAGGTTAGAAATCTACCAACAAAGAGCAAAAGAACTAATAGAAAAAGGGAAAGCATATGAGGCATATATCTCACCAGAAGAAATAGAAGAAGTAAAAAACCAGTTAATCAGCGAAGGTAAACCACCACATTATACCTATGATTTGATTTCAAAGTACAACACAAAGGAAAGAATAAAAGAGTACAATTACAAAGGGTTAAACCCCGTTGTTTTTTTGAAGATGCCTCAGAAAGATTATGAACTCGATGATAAAATAAAAGGTAAAGTTATCTTTAAGAAAGGTGCTATTGGAGATTTTATAATTCTGAGAAGTAATGGTATACCTACATATAATTTTGCTGTCGTTGTGGATGATATAGAAATGAAAATCACCCATGTTATCAGGGGGGACGATCATTTACCAAACACTTTACGACAACTGGCGATTTATGAGGCTTTTGAGGTAGAACCCCCAATATTTGCACATGTTTCTATGATCTTGGGTCCAGATGGTAAAAAATTATCTAAAAGGCATGGCGCTACTTCTGTCGAAGAGTTTATGGTTCAGGGATATTTGCCTGAAGCTGTTGACAATTATCTAGCCCTACTTGGTTGGTCTCATCCTGAGGGTAAAGAAATATTGCCTCTCCCTGAAATAATTGATAATTTTACTTTGGATAGAGTTAATTCAAGTCCAGCTATATTCGATGAGAAAAAATTAAAATGGATGAACGGGCAATATCTAAGAAACAAATCTCTGGAAGAAATCTATCAACTCACAGAACCTTTTGTGATTGGATCAAAACTACTAAGTAAAGAACAATATGAAGTAAACAAAAAATGGGTTATTAAAGCTTTAGAAACTATTCTTTCTTCTGTTGAAATACTAAGTGAAATACCCGAAAAAATGGAAGTTTTTCTAAAAGATGTATTCCCAGATACAAATGATCCTGAATTTAAAGAATACTTCAATAAAAGAGGAGTAAAAGAAGCTATTAACTTAGTTTATAAGTATTTTAATGAAGATGACAAATGGGATGTACAAACGATAACGGAAAATTTAAAGAATGCCATGAAAGAAGCTAATCCCCAAAAGAAACCATTTTACATGTCTTTAAGAAAAATTTTAACTGATTCATTTCATGGACCTGATTTGATAAATACGATATTTTTGTTAGGTAGAAACACAGTTTTGGAAAGACTCCAAAGGGTGATCGAGATTTGA
- the cysS gene encoding cysteine--tRNA ligase, giving the protein MKIYDTLSAQLVDLVPVKEGEIKIYLCGPTVYNLLHIGNARPIIIFDAFRRFLEYIGYKVTLVQNFTDIDDKIIDQAKKENLPFEELGKRYIIEYWRDMTALKARAFNFHPKTTNYVDEIISYIKELEEKGYAYKAENGDVYFEVGKFSKYGELSHRKIEDLKVGVRVEVSEYKKNPLDFALWKSSKEGEPFWESPWGKGRPGWHIECSVMSSEILGDTFDIHAGGNDLIFPHHENERAQAIAKSGKDFAKYWMHNGMIRMAQDKMSKSLGNVWYLRDLLKKFDSDVLKIFVLSKHYRIPIDVSEELLHNQEVSVNRVKESLNDAEAFFNGKVPYPREMNCFKEQEEYLISNLSNDFDTPSVVARIFELSRDLNKALNSRDEETIKNNYYIIRNIYGSILGVFETNEQMQKNKVELNQLMEIILNVRSALREEKLYNLSDYIRDNLSKIGIEIKDTPEGTKWS; this is encoded by the coding sequence ATTAAAATATACGATACTTTAAGTGCACAACTAGTTGATTTAGTACCGGTGAAAGAAGGCGAAATAAAGATTTATCTTTGTGGACCGACGGTCTACAACTTGTTACACATTGGGAATGCCAGGCCTATTATAATATTTGATGCCTTTAGGCGTTTTTTGGAATATATTGGTTACAAAGTTACATTAGTACAGAACTTCACCGATATAGACGATAAGATCATCGATCAAGCAAAAAAAGAGAACCTACCTTTCGAAGAGTTAGGAAAAAGATATATAATTGAGTATTGGAGAGACATGACGGCTCTTAAAGCAAGGGCTTTTAATTTTCACCCAAAAACTACCAACTATGTTGATGAAATTATTTCTTACATAAAGGAACTTGAAGAAAAAGGTTACGCCTATAAGGCTGAAAATGGGGATGTTTACTTTGAAGTGGGAAAATTTTCAAAATATGGAGAGTTATCCCACAGAAAGATTGAAGATCTGAAAGTAGGGGTCAGAGTAGAAGTTTCTGAATACAAAAAAAATCCTTTGGACTTCGCCCTATGGAAATCTTCAAAAGAAGGAGAACCGTTTTGGGAAAGTCCATGGGGAAAAGGTCGCCCGGGATGGCACATAGAATGTTCTGTTATGTCTTCTGAAATATTGGGAGATACCTTCGATATTCATGCGGGAGGGAACGACCTTATCTTTCCTCATCACGAGAACGAGAGGGCTCAAGCTATAGCAAAAAGCGGTAAAGATTTTGCAAAATATTGGATGCACAACGGAATGATTCGTATGGCACAAGATAAGATGTCAAAATCCTTAGGGAACGTTTGGTATTTAAGAGACCTTTTGAAAAAATTTGATTCGGATGTCTTAAAAATTTTTGTACTCAGCAAGCACTATCGGATACCTATAGATGTAAGTGAAGAATTGCTTCATAACCAAGAGGTATCAGTTAATAGAGTTAAAGAATCATTGAATGACGCTGAAGCTTTCTTTAACGGAAAAGTCCCTTATCCTCGGGAAATGAATTGTTTTAAGGAACAAGAAGAATATCTCATTAGTAATCTTTCGAATGATTTTGATACACCTTCAGTTGTAGCAAGAATCTTTGAATTATCGAGAGATTTAAACAAAGCGTTAAATTCACGTGATGAAGAAACAATAAAAAATAATTATTATATAATAAGGAATATTTATGGAAGTATTTTAGGGGTTTTTGAAACTAATGAACAAATGCAGAAGAACAAGGTAGAATTAAATCAATTAATGGAAATTATTCTAAACGTAAGATCTGCTCTTAGAGAAGAAAAGTTATACAATCTTTCTGACTACATAAGGGATAACTTAAGCAAAATTGGTATAGAAATAAAAGATACCCCTGAAGGAACAAAATGGTCTTAG